Genomic segment of Vibrio natriegens NBRC 15636 = ATCC 14048 = DSM 759:
ATGTTGAATTGTTGTTTGCCTGGAGAGAACCATCATAGCGCCTGAGACCCAATTGAGTGTTATAATATAACACTCATTTTTGGTAAAAGTTCACTCTTTTGTCAGTTAAGGGAAAATTCAGACAATGCTGAGGAACGGACTCCTTGTCCTTGCCGAAACAAGGAGCCTATTGATATGGGTTAGATGTTTTGTTTGATTAACTCAATCACTTGCGTGATCTCGTTTTGTTCTAAAGGTCCTTCTTTGCTGAAAAGCACTTTTCCTTGCTTATCCTGAACGATGATCGCTGAACTCTCTTGCTCTAATCCCCAAGCTTTTGCGACTAAGCCATTTTCATCCAATACCATTGATGACCAAGGAAATTCCTTCTTGCTGTCTTGTGCTGAAGACTTGACGAAGGAGCTAGTACCCCAAATCGCATCATCCTGATTGATGATGGTTGTGGTTTGGTAACTTTCTTGAGGAAACTTCGCGGCAGTAATGGCAGACATTAGCGGGGCGTTCATCTCTTTCGCACTGCTGCGTCCGGCTATCGCCTGAATAACGCGTACTTTGCCCAGCATGTTTTGCGCAGCCCATGGTTGATACGCAACGCCTTCGCCCTGCATGACAATTTCACCATAAGCACCAACTCGAACGTCTGGAACATTTTCGCCGATGGTTAAATTATTTGCGAATGAAAGGCTTGGCGTCATAGCCAGCAGAAGTGGTAGGAGAGTCTTAATTTTCATATTGTTATATTCCATATATGTGAGAGCTTTATAACCAAGTCACCTCTGGATGATGGATACAATCAGACGAGCTTGGTTTATAGGAACCATCTGGATGTCGCCAGTATATAAGTAGAACAAGTAAAATTACAGCGAGCTTGTTAACATTTATTTAACGTTTGAGGTGATGTAATATTGCGTTGTTTTTAGGATTTGCTAGAATGAAGTCGTTCGCAAATTGCGCTACAAGATTGTTAAGGATAGACAATCTGTACTTTCTCAAAGGAATTGAGGTGAATTATGCTACGTGAATTCGCGGTATACCGACCACTCCAGGTGGCTCGTTTTGTTAAGACGCTATTTAAAGGTCAGTTTTTCATCGCAGGCGTCGGGAACTTTGATTTTGATAATGGCAAGGTTCTTCTACCAGACGTGAAAGATCAGAAAAGACTCTCTGTGTTCAAAGAAGTGAACCAGGAGATCGCATCGTTGAAACTACGATGAGCAGGTTAAAAGCAAAGTTATGATAAGAGCGACTAAGGTCGCTCTTTTTCGTTAATAGCTGTTGATTTTAAGTTGTTTCTCAATCAGCTTTGTAAACTTGGTGGAAAGCACACACCTGTACCACCAAGGCCGCAGTAGCCTTCAGGGTTCTTCGCCAGATATTGCTGGTGGTATGTTTCAGCAAAGTAGTACGTCCCTGCCGGTTGGATTTCTGTGGTGATAGAAGCTCTTTGTTCTTCTTGCAGTGCTTGCTGGTACTGATGCTTTGAATGCTCTGCAATGTCTTGTTGTTCTTGCGAAAAAGTATAAATAGCGGAACGATATTGCGTGCCGAGGTCGTTCCCCTGACGCATCCCTTGAGTAGGATCGTGCTTTTCCCAAAATGCAGCCAGAAGTTGCTCCAGAGAGATAACTTGCTCATCAAATACCACTCTAACGACTTCAGCATGGCCGGTTTGTCCTGTACATACTTCTTCATAAGTCGGGTTTTTCGTGTACCCACCAGCGTAACCTACTGATGTTGAGATGACGCCATCCAGTTGCCAGAACAGGCGCTCCGCTCCCCAAAAACAACCCATACCTAATAGAATTTGCTGTTGGTTAGACTGCAATGGTGCCGTTAAACTGGATTGATTAACAAAATGCGTATCTTCAATTTGCATTGGCTGCTCTCGACCTGGTAGAGCATCTTCTATACTGATTAGTGTCTGTTTGTTGAGCATGCTATCTGTCCTTTAAATTTGTCTTAAATTTGCGAACTTTTCCCAGTTCGTCTTTATGTGAATACGGATTTACAAAGGCTGCGGTAAAGTTATGAATATTACAGACTTAGCCTTTAATTGGCGCTATTATGACACAAGTTTCTTTAATCTCACGAATCTCACGCATCTAAAACGCATGATAAAAAAAGCTCTCCCGATCATTGTTGTTGGCTTGTTTGCCTTTTCCCATAACGCCTCTGCCAAAGTATCTATTAAGCTACAAGGTATAGACGGCGCGTTAGAAGAAAATGTCAACGCTTATCTGACTTCGATTCCTGAAGAAGATTACTCGACTTCGTTGCGTTTTCAAGCGCGATTAGATGAAAGCATCACTGAAGCACTCAACGCGCTTGGGTATTATCACGCAGATATCTCATATTCTGTTACTGAAAATAATGATGAACTGATCATCGATATTGCAAAAGGCTTACCAGTCAAGATCAAAGTTATGGATGTCGTGATCACTGGTGAAGCGCAAGACGATGAAGCATTTGAAGCGCTTCTCGCGGCGTCTCCTTTAAAAGTTGGCCGGGTACTGAATCAAAGCGAATACGATAGCCTCAAGTCAGGAATACGTAATTTAGCGTTGCAGCGTGGTTACTTCAAAGGGGATTATCTACTCAGTCGTTTGGAGGTGGTACCTGCATTCAATGAAGCGAACATTCGTTTGCATTATGACAGTGGTATCCGCTATCACTTTGGTTCCATCAATATCACCGGCAGCCAGATTTGGGATGAGCGCGTCGCTTCGTTAAGTCCTTTTGAGGAGGGCGAACCGTACTTAGTTTCGAGTGTTGGTGAGTACAACCAGAACTTGTCTAATACTGACTGGTTTTCGTCTGTATTTGTTGAGCCTGATCTGGCAATGCTGGAGGAAGGACGTGAGTTACCAGTTAAGGTTTCTCTTGCTCCGGCGGCCAAAAACCAGATAGAAACCGGTCTTGGTTACTCCACTGATACTGGCGTACGTGGCACGTTGAAATGGAAAAAGCCCTGGATCAGTTCCCGTGGCCACAGTCTAGATACCGCACTTTCCCTGTCCCAACCGGAACAAACCATCACAGCAGGCTACAAAATACCGCTTGATGACGTTTTGCATGAATACTACCAGCTCCAGTTTGGCTTAAAGCATTTGGACAACCGTGATACCGAAAGTTTAGAAACGAATTTAGCGGTAGAACGCCACTGGATCGTTGATGGTGGCTGGCGTAAGACTTTGTATATACGTCACTTGTACGAAAACTTCTCTCAGGGTCTACAGGAAGACGGTGTGCAGTTCTTGCTTCCTGGCGCAACGTTCTCACGTACAAGAAGTCGTGGCGGCAGCATGCCAATGTGGGGCGACAAGCAAACCATCACGTTTGAGTATGGTGACCCGGCCGTTTTATCTGCGACCCGAGTCTTTCGCTTTTTGGGCCGAACCTCTTGGATCCGTGGGATTGGTGAAAACCATCGTGGACTTTTCCGCTTAGAAGGCGGCGCTAACTTTATGGACGAGTTTGATAAGCTGCCTCCATCGTTGCGTTTCTTTGCTGGTGGTGACAATAACATCCGTGGTTATGGTTATGAATCTATCTCGCCGGTCGATGAAAGTGGAGCGTTAACGGGGGCAAAATATATCCTGAGTAGCACGCTTGAGTATCAATATCGTCTTACTGGTAACTGGTGGGGGGCGACTTTCTACGATATTGGTGATGCATTTGATGATACCCCCGTATGGAAAGCGGGTGCCGGGGTAGGTATCCGCTGGGCTTCGCCGGTTGGTCCGGTCAGCTTTGATTTTGCATGGGGATTGGATGACCCACAGAAGAACGAATTTCGTATCCATTTCTCATTGGGGCCTGAACTATGATGCAAAAGATGTTTAAGTGGACCAAATGGCTATCGCTAGGTTTGATTGGTCTTCTGTTGTTGATCATCATTTTAGTCTCAACAGTTCTCTTTACTCACCCTGGATTAAAGCTCGCCATATGGGGGGTAGAAACAGCCGTGCCACAATTGAAAGTGGAGAACGTCCAGGGCTCGTTATTTCCACGTTTTGCATTGGAAAACGTCAGCTTTGTTGATGAAACACTGAATGTTGATGCGAAAGTCGAACGCCTGACCTTAGCGGTTAACTTCCGTTGCTTTTTCGATCCTAGAGTGTGTGTCGATGAGCTTTCATTGCAGGGCGTAAACTTCCAGATGCCGGAACTGCCACCTGCGAGTGACGAGCCAGAAGAAGAGACGCCTCCGCTGCGTTCAATCAGTACGCCAGTGCCAATTTTCGTCAACAAAGTTAGCTTCAATGATATCAACCTGAATGTTTTGGGTAATCAAGTTGACTGGCAGGATTTCACAACCGCGTTATCGATGCAAGGCGACCGCTTAGTCATTGCGCCAACAGCATTAAATGAGATCAATGTTGCATTGGCACCAACGGACACCGAACAAGCACCTACTGAAACTGACGTTGCAGAAGTCGAGAAAGCTACAGCCGAAGGGGGTGAAAGCGAGGGGGATGAGTCCCAGAGTGCTCCAGTCGCTGGCACTGATACTGAAGTCGCTGATTCCCAGACCGATGCAACTAACGCAACGGATTCGGAAATAGTAAAAACAGCCGATGCAGAGCCGCAAGATATTGTTTTACCTGAAGTCTGGATTCCGTTGACCGTCGATGTCCGACGTCTCGATATTCATCACTTCAAGTTAGCTGGTGAAACGCCGGTTATTGTTCATCATCTCGGTTTGGTGGCGAAGGCGGGCCGTGATCGTGTTGATTTGCAAACACTTGAGCTCGACATGCCTGAAGTTGAGGCTACGCTGAGTACGCAAGTGACACTTTCTGCAGACTACCCTCTTAGTGCCCAACTGGATGCGCTAGTGAAACATGCCGAAGCGAAAGGACAGAAGTTGTCGCTGTCAGCATCTGGCTCAGCAGGCGATTTATCGCTGCAGGCAACACTGTCTGAACTGACTAAAGCCGAAATCCAAGCCAAAATTCAGCCACTGAAAGTGCAGTTACCGTTTGATGTAACCCTCAACAATGTCGAAGCTCAGTGGCCTTTGTTGGGAGAAAGTGACTATCAGGTTGCTGTACCGAGTCTTACCGCTAAAGGTTCGTTAGAGGGCTACGAGGTGGCGCTGGAAACTAAAGCATCTGGTAAGGATATTCCTGCGGTAGATGTGGCGCTAAACGGAAAGGGCACCCTAGAGCAAATTGATCTGGAAAGTCTTGTGGTGAAAACCTTAGGCGGCGAACTGTCGGGCAAGGTTATGGCTAACTGGGCGGCACCAATCAACTGGCAAGCCGATCTCAATTTGCAACACATCCAGCCGGATCTTCAGTGGCAGGAAGCGGAAGGGGACATCAGCGGTAGCTTATCAACCTCTGGGTCGCTGACGGAGCAAGGCGGCTGGCAGGTTAGTCTTCCTACCCTTGATATTGATGGTGTTTTACGTGGTTACCCACTAAAAGTGAAGGGGCAGTTAGAAGCCTCTGATAAAAATGGCAAAGCCGAAGATATCCAGCTTACAACTCAAGGTTTAGTATTGGCTCATGGTCCTAACCAGTTGAGTGCCAAGGGTAAGATCGATAAACAAATCTTGATGGACGTTGAGGTTAACTTCCCTGATTTTGCGAAAAGTGTGCCTGATCTTAGCGGCAATATGAACGGTAAAATTGCGGTACGAGGCAGCTTAAAAGAGCCGAACATCAACCTGGATCTTGCCGTCAATAAAGCGAACTGGCAGCAGTTAGCCAAAGTAGAAACGGTCACGCTGAAAGGGGATGTTTCACCGTTACCCGTACCAAAAGCTAACGTGAGCTTAGTAGCAAATAACATTAACTATGACGGCATCAAGATTGATAGCGCTGACCTCGATGTCTCAGGTGATGAAAAGCAGCATCAACTAACCTTAGATGTGGCTTCGGATATCGTCTCAACCAGCCTGGAGATTCAGGGCGCATTTACTCAGAAGCCTGAAATGATCTGGGACGGTGCGCTAACTCGTTTGTCGCTTGATACCATTCAAGGGCCTTGGGCTCTGGAAAAGTCGACGGCGGTGAAGGTCAATATCGACAAGCAGATCGCGGATGTTCAGGCGCACTGTTGGTTACAAGCTGATTCAAGTGTGTGTTTATCTGAAAACATTAGTGTAGGCAAAAGTGGTGAGGCGAAGTTAGCGGTGAATAACTTTGACTTTAGCCAAATCAAGACACTATTGCCGGCAGAAACGAAACTGCAAGGTGAAGTGAACGCACAAGCCTTTGCTAAATGGGCTCCAAACATGAAGCCTGAAGTGACGTTGAATGTCGATATGCCACAAGGCCAGGTGGAACAAGCGCTGGAACAACCAATTACGGTTGGTTGGGAAAGTGTTAGCTTTAAAGCTGCGTTAGCAAAAGACAAGCTCGATGCTCAGTGGCTCGTCGATGTGGCGGATAACGGTGATCTCTCCGGTAATGTGTCACTGATTAATGTCTCTGCTGAGTCTCCTGAGATCGCGGGTAACGTGTCACTTTCGACACTCCATCTGGATTTCTTAGCGCCATTGATTGGCGAATACAGCTTGTTTAAAGCCAATATGAATACCGATTTGGCGTTATCTGGTGATGTCATGCACCCTAGGGTGAACGGCCAGTTCCTGATTGACCAAATTAAACTGAACGGTGAAGTGACGCCAATTGATATCGACTCAGGTCAGGTAGAAATCAACTTTAAAGGCCATCAAGCTGACCTCAACGCTGGCATCAACACCCCAGATGGCAAATTGGAAATTACCGGTGATGCGGACTGGCAAGACCTACAGGACTGGCATACCAAAGCTCGAGTGTTCGCTAAAGAGCTGAAAGTAGATATGCCTCCGATGGTGAAAATCAAAGTTGAGCCAGATATGACGCTTGAGGTGACGCCAAATTTAGCCAAAGTACAAGGTAATATTAATCTGCCTTGGGGACGTATTGTCGTTGAAGAGTTACCACCAAGCGCGGTTGGCGTTTCGAGTGACGTAGTCATTTTGGATGAAAACTTACAGCCAGTTGATGACACTGTGGCAGTACCGTTTAATGTCGAGACCGATATTAATATTAAGATTGGCGACGATTTTCAGCTGTCGGCATTTGGTCTGAAAGGTGGTCTGAGGGGTAACCTCAATGTCACCCAAAAAGACAAAGGTCCATTTATTGTTGGTGAAGTTAACATTGTCGATGGTTCCTACCGCTCATTTGGCCAAGATTTGGTGATTGATGAAGGTAAAATCATGATGAATGGCCCAGCGGATGAGCCTTATCTGTCGATTTCTGCCATCCGTAATCCTGATAACACGCAAGATGATGTGACCGCAGGTGTTCGTGTTACTGGCCCTGCATCTGACCCAAGTTTGGAGATCTTCTCAGATCCAGCTATGCCTCAGGCAAACGCGCTGTCCTACCTATTACGAGGTCAAGACATCGATGCAGAATCTGGTGGTAATGCCATGACCACTACCTTGATTGGCTTGAGTCTGGCGAAAAGTGGTCGTGTTGTTGGGCAGATAGGTGAAGCCTTTGGCGTTCAAGACTTGCAACTTGATACTGCGGGATCGGGTGATGACTCACAGGTGACGGTGAGTGGTTATATATTCCCGGGTCTTCAGGTGAAATATGGAGTCGGTATCTTTAACTCTCTAGGTGAATTTACTGTTCGTTACCGATTAATGCAGGATCTGTATTTAGAAGCGGTTTCTGGTGTAGACAGTGCAGTTGATCTACTCTATCAATTCGAGTTTGATTAAAGCGTAACTCATAACTAAGGAGTGGTTATGCAGCATTTAGTCTTTGTATACGGAACGTTACGCAAAGGAGAGTACAACCATCACTACTTGAGCTCGGGGCAATTCCTGGGGCTGCATGAAAGTGATGCTCAATATACCTTGTATGATTTAGGTCCATACCCTGGGGTGTCTCAAGGTCACCAAACCATACAAGGTGAAGTCTATCTGATTGATGACGATACGCTAACGGCGCTGGATAAACTGGAAGATGTTCCGGTAGAGTACCGACGTGAGAGCATTAGCACGCCGTTTGGTCAGGCTTGGATTTACATTTATCAAGATACCGAGCAGCTGACGGAAGAGATTGCATCCGGGGATTGGTGCCAAAGAGTATAGGTCGGCCGAGTGTCACTGCTGAGTCTTATCATGGCTACGACGTTAGTCGCATACT
This window contains:
- the msrA gene encoding peptide-methionine (S)-S-oxide reductase MsrA, which codes for MLNKQTLISIEDALPGREQPMQIEDTHFVNQSSLTAPLQSNQQQILLGMGCFWGAERLFWQLDGVISTSVGYAGGYTKNPTYEEVCTGQTGHAEVVRVVFDEQVISLEQLLAAFWEKHDPTQGMRQGNDLGTQYRSAIYTFSQEQQDIAEHSKHQYQQALQEEQRASITTEIQPAGTYYFAETYHQQYLAKNPEGYCGLGGTGVCFPPSLQS
- a CDS encoding gamma-glutamylcyclotransferase codes for the protein MQHLVFVYGTLRKGEYNHHYLSSGQFLGLHESDAQYTLYDLGPYPGVSQGHQTIQGEVYLIDDDTLTALDKLEDVPVEYRRESISTPFGQAWIYIYQDTEQLTEEIASGDWCQRV
- a CDS encoding translocation/assembly module TamB domain-containing protein; protein product: MMQKMFKWTKWLSLGLIGLLLLIIILVSTVLFTHPGLKLAIWGVETAVPQLKVENVQGSLFPRFALENVSFVDETLNVDAKVERLTLAVNFRCFFDPRVCVDELSLQGVNFQMPELPPASDEPEEETPPLRSISTPVPIFVNKVSFNDINLNVLGNQVDWQDFTTALSMQGDRLVIAPTALNEINVALAPTDTEQAPTETDVAEVEKATAEGGESEGDESQSAPVAGTDTEVADSQTDATNATDSEIVKTADAEPQDIVLPEVWIPLTVDVRRLDIHHFKLAGETPVIVHHLGLVAKAGRDRVDLQTLELDMPEVEATLSTQVTLSADYPLSAQLDALVKHAEAKGQKLSLSASGSAGDLSLQATLSELTKAEIQAKIQPLKVQLPFDVTLNNVEAQWPLLGESDYQVAVPSLTAKGSLEGYEVALETKASGKDIPAVDVALNGKGTLEQIDLESLVVKTLGGELSGKVMANWAAPINWQADLNLQHIQPDLQWQEAEGDISGSLSTSGSLTEQGGWQVSLPTLDIDGVLRGYPLKVKGQLEASDKNGKAEDIQLTTQGLVLAHGPNQLSAKGKIDKQILMDVEVNFPDFAKSVPDLSGNMNGKIAVRGSLKEPNINLDLAVNKANWQQLAKVETVTLKGDVSPLPVPKANVSLVANNINYDGIKIDSADLDVSGDEKQHQLTLDVASDIVSTSLEIQGAFTQKPEMIWDGALTRLSLDTIQGPWALEKSTAVKVNIDKQIADVQAHCWLQADSSVCLSENISVGKSGEAKLAVNNFDFSQIKTLLPAETKLQGEVNAQAFAKWAPNMKPEVTLNVDMPQGQVEQALEQPITVGWESVSFKAALAKDKLDAQWLVDVADNGDLSGNVSLINVSAESPEIAGNVSLSTLHLDFLAPLIGEYSLFKANMNTDLALSGDVMHPRVNGQFLIDQIKLNGEVTPIDIDSGQVEINFKGHQADLNAGINTPDGKLEITGDADWQDLQDWHTKARVFAKELKVDMPPMVKIKVEPDMTLEVTPNLAKVQGNINLPWGRIVVEELPPSAVGVSSDVVILDENLQPVDDTVAVPFNVETDINIKIGDDFQLSAFGLKGGLRGNLNVTQKDKGPFIVGEVNIVDGSYRSFGQDLVIDEGKIMMNGPADEPYLSISAIRNPDNTQDDVTAGVRVTGPASDPSLEIFSDPAMPQANALSYLLRGQDIDAESGGNAMTTTLIGLSLAKSGRVVGQIGEAFGVQDLQLDTAGSGDDSQVTVSGYIFPGLQVKYGVGIFNSLGEFTVRYRLMQDLYLEAVSGVDSAVDLLYQFEFD
- a CDS encoding DUF1107 domain-containing protein translates to MLREFAVYRPLQVARFVKTLFKGQFFIAGVGNFDFDNGKVLLPDVKDQKRLSVFKEVNQEIASLKLR
- a CDS encoding YtfJ family protein yields the protein MKIKTLLPLLLAMTPSLSFANNLTIGENVPDVRVGAYGEIVMQGEGVAYQPWAAQNMLGKVRVIQAIAGRSSAKEMNAPLMSAITAAKFPQESYQTTTIINQDDAIWGTSSFVKSSAQDSKKEFPWSSMVLDENGLVAKAWGLEQESSAIIVQDKQGKVLFSKEGPLEQNEITQVIELIKQNI
- a CDS encoding autotransporter assembly complex protein TamA, whose amino-acid sequence is MIKKALPIIVVGLFAFSHNASAKVSIKLQGIDGALEENVNAYLTSIPEEDYSTSLRFQARLDESITEALNALGYYHADISYSVTENNDELIIDIAKGLPVKIKVMDVVITGEAQDDEAFEALLAASPLKVGRVLNQSEYDSLKSGIRNLALQRGYFKGDYLLSRLEVVPAFNEANIRLHYDSGIRYHFGSINITGSQIWDERVASLSPFEEGEPYLVSSVGEYNQNLSNTDWFSSVFVEPDLAMLEEGRELPVKVSLAPAAKNQIETGLGYSTDTGVRGTLKWKKPWISSRGHSLDTALSLSQPEQTITAGYKIPLDDVLHEYYQLQFGLKHLDNRDTESLETNLAVERHWIVDGGWRKTLYIRHLYENFSQGLQEDGVQFLLPGATFSRTRSRGGSMPMWGDKQTITFEYGDPAVLSATRVFRFLGRTSWIRGIGENHRGLFRLEGGANFMDEFDKLPPSLRFFAGGDNNIRGYGYESISPVDESGALTGAKYILSSTLEYQYRLTGNWWGATFYDIGDAFDDTPVWKAGAGVGIRWASPVGPVSFDFAWGLDDPQKNEFRIHFSLGPEL